One genomic window of Novosphingobium aureum includes the following:
- a CDS encoding DEAD/DEAH box helicase yields the protein MNFDRLPPALAKALEGHGYERLTSVQDAVSKDEARGRDLLVSAQTGSGKTVAFGIAMADELLAGGELQRSHTPQALVIAPTRELAQQVSRELAWLYAETGARTVTCVGGMDPVKERKQLERGADIVVGTPGRLRDHLERGKLDLSELSVVVLDEADEMLDMGFREDLEELLDATGQNRRTLLFSATMPRAIESLAKRYQDDALRITTMGEKRGHGDISYQVVTVTQSDVENAVVNLLRYHDAETAILFCATRDNVKHLHATLSERGFSAVALSGEHSQNERNNALQALRDRRARVCVATDVAARGIDLPSLTLVIHVEIPRDAETLQHRSGRTGRAGKKGTAVLLVPYPRRRRVEGMLRQAQIPAEWIDAPTPEVIREMDRERITEQLLAPVEVDEEDRVIARKLLETMSAEDLAAAFVRSQRLAKPQPEELLDPTSRPPQRGKRAGFEDNVWFRLDVGRHDHAEPRWILPVLCRRGGVSSDAIGQIRITDRETYFEIPRTMAERFEKSAQRTLKSDSDEFEARARIEVANEVPDEVRNRRPRGEYRGEGGGGYEPRSNKGYEGRHRKPFGRPHGGGRPEGGRPKSGGYPKKGKGYSARPSPKPHNG from the coding sequence GTGAATTTTGATCGCCTTCCCCCGGCCCTCGCCAAGGCCCTCGAGGGGCACGGCTACGAACGGCTGACGAGCGTGCAGGACGCCGTCTCGAAGGACGAGGCGCGCGGGCGCGATCTGCTCGTCTCGGCGCAGACCGGCTCGGGCAAGACCGTCGCCTTCGGTATCGCCATGGCCGACGAACTGCTTGCCGGCGGCGAGCTGCAGCGCAGCCACACCCCGCAGGCGCTGGTCATCGCCCCGACCCGCGAACTCGCCCAGCAGGTGAGCCGCGAGCTGGCATGGCTCTATGCCGAGACCGGCGCGCGCACGGTGACCTGCGTGGGCGGCATGGACCCCGTCAAGGAGCGCAAGCAGCTCGAGCGCGGCGCCGACATCGTCGTCGGTACACCGGGCCGTCTGCGCGACCACCTCGAGCGCGGCAAGCTCGACCTCTCCGAACTCTCGGTCGTGGTTCTCGACGAGGCCGACGAGATGCTCGACATGGGTTTCCGCGAAGACCTCGAGGAACTGCTCGACGCGACCGGCCAGAACCGCCGCACGCTGCTGTTCTCGGCAACCATGCCGCGCGCGATCGAGAGCCTTGCCAAGCGCTATCAGGACGATGCCTTGCGCATCACCACGATGGGCGAGAAGCGCGGCCACGGCGACATCAGCTATCAGGTCGTGACGGTCACCCAGTCCGACGTCGAGAACGCGGTGGTCAACCTGCTGCGCTACCACGACGCGGAGACCGCGATCCTGTTCTGCGCCACGCGCGACAACGTCAAGCACCTGCACGCCACGCTGTCCGAGCGCGGCTTCTCGGCGGTGGCGCTTTCGGGCGAGCACAGCCAGAACGAGCGCAACAACGCGTTGCAGGCGCTGCGTGATCGCCGCGCCCGCGTCTGCGTCGCCACCGACGTCGCCGCGCGCGGCATCGACCTGCCGTCGCTCACGCTCGTCATCCACGTCGAGATCCCGCGCGATGCGGAAACCCTCCAGCACCGTTCGGGCCGCACCGGCCGTGCGGGCAAGAAGGGCACCGCGGTCCTGCTCGTGCCCTATCCGCGCCGCCGCCGCGTCGAGGGCATGCTGCGTCAGGCGCAGATCCCCGCCGAGTGGATCGACGCGCCGACCCCCGAGGTCATCCGCGAGATGGACCGCGAGCGCATCACCGAGCAACTGCTCGCCCCCGTCGAGGTCGACGAGGAAGATCGCGTGATCGCCCGCAAGCTGCTCGAGACGATGAGCGCCGAAGACCTTGCCGCTGCGTTCGTGCGCAGCCAGCGCCTCGCCAAGCCGCAGCCCGAGGAACTGCTCGATCCCACGAGCCGTCCCCCGCAGCGCGGCAAGCGTGCGGGCTTCGAGGACAACGTCTGGTTCCGTCTCGACGTCGGTCGTCACGACCACGCCGAGCCGCGCTGGATCCTGCCGGTGCTGTGCCGCCGTGGCGGTGTGTCGAGCGATGCCATCGGCCAGATCCGCATCACCGACCGCGAGACCTATTTCGAGATCCCGCGCACTATGGCCGAGCGTTTCGAGAAGTCGGCGCAGCGCACGCTCAAGAGCGACAGCGACGAATTCGAGGCGCGTGCGCGCATCGAGGTCGCCAACGAGGTTCCTGACGAGGTGCGCAACCGTCGTCCGCGCGGCGAGTATCGCGGCGAAGGCGGCGGTGGCTACGAGCCGCGCAGTAACAAGGGCTACGAGGGGCGTCATCGCAAGCCCTTCGGGCGTCCCCATGGCGGTGGCCGTCCCGAGGGCGGGCGTCCCAAGTCGGGCGGCTATCCCAAGAAGGGCAAGGGCTATTCGGCCCGTCCGAGCCCCAAGCCGCATAACGGCTGA